In the genome of Sphingomonas sp. LR60, the window GCCAGCGCTTCGCCCAGGGCAGGGTGATCCTCGGCGATCCGCTCCAGGACCCGTGCAGCCTGACGCAAATGGCTCAGCGCCCCGGCGCTGCCTTCCAGATGCTCGGTAACCGCTTCCAGCTCGCCGGCGCTCTTCTCGGCGCGCTGCATCGTGCGGCGCCGTTCGGCCAACGTCTCCTCCTCGCCGGGCTCGGCGTCGAGCGCTTCCAGCTCGGCGACGGCATGTTCGAGCCAGTCGCGATCGGCCTGCGCCGCCGCGATCCCGTCGCGCGCCTCGGCAAGCGCAACACGGGCTTCGCGCCACGCCGCATAGGCGGTGGCAACGTCGCGTGCGCCTTGGCCGGCGTAGCTGTCGAGCAACGCGCGATGTCCCGTCGCGGCGAGCAATCCGCGATCGTCATGCTGCCCGTGGATTTCGACCAGCATCGGCCCGATTTCGCGCAACAGCGTCGCGGAGGCGGGTTGATCGTTGACGAACGCGCGGCTGCCGCCGTCCGCCTTGACCAGGCGTCGGATGATGAGCGGTTCGCCCGGGTCGATCTCCAGCCCGTTATCGGCAAGCAGCGCGGCGACCGCCGGCGGTGTGTCGAAGGTCGCGGTCACCACCGCCTGTGCCGCTCCCGCGCGCACCAGGGTACTTTCTCCGCGCCGACCGAGCGCCAGGCCGAGCGCGTCGAGCAGGATCGACTTGCCCGCGCCGGTCTCGCCGGTCAGCACGCCGAGGCCGGGGCCGAACTCCAGCTCCAGCGCCTCGATCAGCACGACGTCTCGGATAGCAAGCGCGGTCAGCATGGGCAGCCGCTCCTTACCCGCAAAATGCGCGGGTGGTTACCCTTTTGTTCCGACCGCGCGCGATCAGCCGCCGGTCGGATTGGTCGCCGGCGATGGCGAGCTAACGCCTGGGGTCGGCACACCCGCCTGTGCGTCGCCGCCAGTCGTCGCCGGAGTCGAGGGAGCGGCGCATCGGCCTTTGGTGCGGCGCCGGTCGCCTCGCCGGGAACGGCTGGCTTGGCAGTGACGGCGACCACCTGCTGACCCGGCGCCAGCGGCGCGATCGTCGCGGGCGGGTTTTCCTTCATCAGCTTGTAAGCGCGGCCGTACCAATCGGTGCCGGGATAGTTGGCGCCGAGCACCGCCGCCGCTTTCTCTGCCTCGTTGCGGACACCGAGCGCGAGATAGCCTTCGGTCAGCCGCAGCAGCGCCTCGGGCGTGTGCGTCGTCGTCTGATATTGATCGACGACGCGACGGAAGCGCAGCGTCGCGGCGAGCCACTGGCGCCGACGCTCGTAGAAGCGGCCGATCTCCATCTCCTTGCCCGCGAGGTGGTCGCGGACCAGATCCTGCTTCAACCGCGCATCGGCGGCGTAGCGCGAGGTCGGATAGCGGCGCATCAGCTCGCCCAGCGAGTCGAGCGACTGCTGGGTGATCTTCTGGTCGCGGGTGACGTCGCTGATCTGCTCGTAATAGCTCATCGCGACGAGGTAATAGGCATAAGGGGCGTCGCGGTTACCGGGGTGGACCGACAGGAAGCGCTGCGCACCCTGGATCGCCTGCGTGTAATCGCCGCTGAGATAATAGCTGAACGCGCCCATCAACTGCGCGCGGCGCGCCCATACCGAATAGGGGTGCTGGCGCTCCACCTCGTCGAACAATGCCGCGGCTTCCTTGTAGCGCCCCTGATCGAGGCGCTGCTTGGCTGCGGAATAAAGCGTGCCGACGTCGCGCGCGACATAGGGGAGGTCGGCGCGGTTGCGCGAGCCGCTCGAGCAACCGGCAAGCGATACGGCCAAGGCAGCGACAACCCCGATCGCGAACGAACGGGTGGGGAGCGGGCGAAGGGTGAGGGTACGCATCGCCTCGGCTCTTAGCTTAGAGGAACCCCCGCGAACAACGGCTTTCGCGCGCACGCAACAGTGGCTAGCGGGAAGGCGTTGATGCGCCTGTCAGCGACCCGAACGAAGGATTACGCTTATGCCCGCGACCCTGCTCGCCACCAAGCGCGTCGAAAAGCCTTGGGGGCGGCATCATCTATACCCAGGCTTCCCCGATCCGGCGCCCGACGCGGAGCCGATCGGCGAAATCTGGTTCCAGTCGCCGCACCCCGAAGAGCCCGAGCTGCTCATCAAATATCTGTTCACGAGCGAGAAGCTGTCGGTGCAGGACCATCCGTCCGACGAAGAAGCGCACAAGCGCGGTCTGCCACGTGGCAAGGACGAATGCTGGACGATCCTGGCCGCCGAACCCGATTCGACGATCGCGGTCGGCCCGCTCGCGCCGATGACCAAGGACGAACTCCGCGCATCGGCCGAGGACGGAAGTCTGGAGCACAAGCTCGACTGGAAGCCGGTGAAGGCAGGCGAATTCTATTACTCGCATTCCGGGTTGATCCACGCGATCGGCGCCGGCTTGACGGTGATCGAGGTCCAGCAGAATTCGGACACCACGTATCGCTTGTTCGACTACGGTCGGCCGCGCGAGTTGCATCTGGACGACGGCGTGGCGGTGGCCGATCTGAACCCCTATGTGGCCCCGCCGCAGCCGGGCGAAGTCGCGCCCGGCCGCAAGATACTGGTCGAAGGGCCGAAATTCGTTCTCGAGCGCTGGACGGGCGGCAAACGCGACATCGCGCTTCCGGATGATAAGACCGGCTGGCTGGTCCCGATCCGCGGTGAGGGCGTCGTTGCCGGTGTCGCGTGGAAGGCGGGCGAGTGCGTGATGGTGACCGGCAACGAGCAACTTCACGCGTCGGAGGACGCCGACCTGCTATTCGCCTATCCGGGTAAGCAACGCCTCTGATCGATCGATAACGCTCCCAATCGCGGCCATAATGATGTTGCGTCGCAATGGATTTCTTGTGATGTTGGTGTGAGACGCTTCCGACCAGATGGTCGGGAGCGATCACATAGAACAGGGAATTCGGGGACATGTATCGGGCCGTCGACCGGGCGGGGGCGCGGAAGCTGTTGAGCTGTCTGACGGACGAGCGGCTTCGTATCGTTGATGCCGACGAAAGCTATGGCGCGGCGCTCGGCTATGCGCGCGATGCGCTGATCGGGCGTGACGTTCTTGAGTTTACGCACCCCGATGATCGTGACGTCAATCGCGAGCGGGCCGCGGCGCTGGTCGCTGACGGCACCCCGTTTTCGATCACCAAACGCTATATCGGTGCCGACGGGCGCCACGTCTGGGTCACCAATCATGTAAGCCTCTTCCATGCCGGTCCGATGCGGCGGATGTTGGCGACGGTGGAGTTGATCGACGGGCCGCCGCTCGCCGACGAGAAGCGGGTATTGCGCGGGGCCGCCCAGCGCATCCTTGCCAAGCGGCGACTGCGCACGCGCTTCTTCGAGGACGAAATGTTCGGCGAGCCGGCGTTCGACCTGATGCTGGACCTGTTCGCGCAGGAACTGGCTGGCCGCGACACCTATACGACCAGCGCGGCGGTAGCCTCCGGCGCGCCGCTCACCACCGCGCTGCGTCAGATCGCGATGCTGGTCGAACGCGGTCTGATCGCGCGTGATCCCGATCCCACCGACCGTCGCCGGGTGCGGCTGCGGATGACCGATCCTGGCGCGGTGCAGATGCGCGACTATCTGCTCGCGGCCGAAAATCTGTAGATGTCGCCCGAGGCCAACGGTGTGCGCCAAGGTCTGATCCCGCGGCCTTGAACCATCTCTATTGTACCCCGGCGAAGGCCGGGGCCAGTTGGGAAGGCCCGCGAGATGAAGCGTGACATGTATCAGCAGAGTGCCCGAACTGGCCCCGGCTTTTGCCGGGATGATACGTCGGCTTGATCAGATCACACCATAGGCCGGATCGACATTCAGGACTTCATGCCGCCTCGTCGATGTTTTGAGTCGAACAATCGCGTCATTGTCGCCCCGGACTTGATCCGGGGCCCCACTTTGTCGACAGAAAGAAGAAGCGGGATCCCGGATCAGGTCCGGGATGACTGGAGAACGCGGGTGATTAGCGAACGTCGCTTTAGCGCAGTCGTTCGATCGCCTGCGCCAGCGCGACATACAGCTTGCCCATGTCCGACGACAGCAACGTCACGCCCAGCGGCGAGGCATCGGGTTGGGCGAGGATCGTGCGCAACATCGCTTCGAAGTCATGGATGTAGCGGTTCACCTGCTCCCGGAACCCGCCGTCCTCATCATAGAGGCGGGCCACATCGCGCTGCTCGGAGCCGTCCAGCAAGCGCACCGCGCGGCGCGTGAAGACGCCGCGGTCGCCCTTGAGATAGGCTGCCCAGGCGCTGTCGGAGATTTCCGGTGCGAAGGTGCGGGTAAGGTCGATCGACGCCGAATTGAGCGATTCGATCAGCAGCGACGCACGGCGGGCGAAGGTGTCGCGCTCGTTTTCCTCGCTTGCCTCGCGTGCTTCCTCAAGCCGCCGGTCGATGACCGCAATCGTCTTCTCGATGCCCTCCAATTGCGTCTGAAGCCGGTCGCCGGCGCGGCTCGCCGCCGCCACGGCAGTTTCGGAGATGCGCGCGACCTGTTCGACCTGCTTCTGCACCCCGCTGCCGACCGCGCGCTCCAGCGCGGCGACGCCGGCGCTTTCCAATGCACTGGCCGCTTCGGGGATGACGCGCGCCAATGCCTCGCGCGCATGTTCCGCAGCAGCAGCGGCGGTTTCGCGAACCCGGAGCAAGGCTTCGAGCAAGCGCGGCGCGGCTTCTTCGGCCAAGTCGTCGGCGCGGCGAGTGGCATCCTCGACCGCATCGCCGATC includes:
- a CDS encoding PAS domain S-box protein translates to MSCLTDERLRIVDADESYGAALGYARDALIGRDVLEFTHPDDRDVNRERAAALVADGTPFSITKRYIGADGRHVWVTNHVSLFHAGPMRRMLATVELIDGPPLADEKRVLRGAAQRILAKRRLRTRFFEDEMFGEPAFDLMLDLFAQELAGRDTYTTSAAVASGAPLTTALRQIAMLVERGLIARDPDPTDRRRVRLRMTDPGAVQMRDYLLAAENL
- a CDS encoding outer membrane protein assembly factor BamD translates to MRTLTLRPLPTRSFAIGVVAALAVSLAGCSSGSRNRADLPYVARDVGTLYSAAKQRLDQGRYKEAAALFDEVERQHPYSVWARRAQLMGAFSYYLSGDYTQAIQGAQRFLSVHPGNRDAPYAYYLVAMSYYEQISDVTRDQKITQQSLDSLGELMRRYPTSRYAADARLKQDLVRDHLAGKEMEIGRFYERRRQWLAATLRFRRVVDQYQTTTHTPEALLRLTEGYLALGVRNEAEKAAAVLGANYPGTDWYGRAYKLMKENPPATIAPLAPGQQVVAVTAKPAVPGEATGAAPKADAPLPRLRRRLAATHRRVCRPQALARHRRRPIRPAADRARSEQKGNHPRILRVRSGCPC
- a CDS encoding class I mannose-6-phosphate isomerase; translated protein: MPATLLATKRVEKPWGRHHLYPGFPDPAPDAEPIGEIWFQSPHPEEPELLIKYLFTSEKLSVQDHPSDEEAHKRGLPRGKDECWTILAAEPDSTIAVGPLAPMTKDELRASAEDGSLEHKLDWKPVKAGEFYYSHSGLIHAIGAGLTVIEVQQNSDTTYRLFDYGRPRELHLDDGVAVADLNPYVAPPQPGEVAPGRKILVEGPKFVLERWTGGKRDIALPDDKTGWLVPIRGEGVVAGVAWKAGECVMVTGNEQLHASEDADLLFAYPGKQRL